From the genome of Adhaeribacter pallidiroseus:
TTAAAAAGAAATTAAGTGGTAAAGAAGAAACACAACCGGAATTGGTGTTAGCCAACGAAACAACCATCGATTCTTCTCCACCGGTTCAATAAAACAATACCATAAAGAAAAAGCCCGAATGATAACATTCGGGCTTTTTTGTACCTGCATTTCTAATCTAATATTTAAAAAATATACAATAAGTTTATGCCTGATTTTGTAAAATAATAGTCAATTTTATTTTAGTATGACTTTCACTATTACTTTTTCCTGACCACTCATCAGGTGTAAGAAGTAAAATCCTTTTTTCCATTGTTTGGCAGGTACTTGTAATAGGGCAGCCGTACTTTTTTGTTGGTAGGTTTGATAAACCTGACTGCCCAAAGCATCCGTAACTTTAATTTCTACGCTACTTACTTGCTTGGGGAACTTTACAAATACATCTCCGGAGGAAGGATTGGGATACACCTGCACTTCTTTTAAAACCCTGGACTGTGAACTAGTAAAAACAAACTCTTCGGATTGAAAATAACACCCATCTTTGTAAATGAATACTTTATACGTACCCGGAGTTTTCGTTTTTAAGAAGCTTTTATTTTCATAAGGCAGCGCTTGCCGATTTAAATACCAGTAATAATATAAGCCATATTTTTCTGCGGTAAATAAAGTGTCCTGTTTTTGAAATATGCGGGCATCAAACGGCGTAGGGCCTACGTTTATTTCTACGGGTAAGCTCTCGCAGTTTTGAATAGTTTGGGTGACAAAATATTTCTTTTCCTCGGCCGGCACTGAAATCCAGGTACCTGAATTTATCGGTTGTTGAAGTTCTTTATCAGAATACCATTTTAAATTTTCGCCAGCCGCTTGTAAAATTAAGGTCATACCGGTATAAGGGTTACAATACGTGTATCTATTATTGGCATCTAACACTGGTTTCTCCGGTCTTTCTAAAATGGTAATGGTTACTTTATTAGCAACACTTTGTACATTGTTTTTGGTTTGGGTTACGTAAACTACCTGCGTTACCCGAGGTTGGAAAGTGCCGCTGGCTAACTTAATAGTTAATTTCTGGTCTTTAAACCATTCAATTTTCTCTCCTATAGCTTTTAAAGTAATTTCTCGGCCACACCGATAAATAAGCGTGTCGTTAATCAGGGGAGCTTCGGGTTTGAAAAAGAAATCTCCAACCATTGAAAAAGCGGAACCTCGGTAAGCGGCATCTACTGTTTGTACCTTCCAGGTATAAGCTCCAACGGGTAAGTTTTTTAAGGTTAATTTAGAAAGAGCGCGACCAGGCGCAAGCTTTTGCCGGTTACCCGTGAACGGATCTAGAAAAGCTTTAGTAATAGCTTTTCCATTGCGATAAAGAACAACATCGTAAGTTAGGCCCGCGGATGGAGTTAGGTCGTCGGTTGCCGCTTTCCAACTCAGGTGCATGCCTTTTTCGTCTTGCACGGCTAAAAGATTAGTAGGCGGTTGAGGAGCCTGATTAGGTAAGCTGCTGGGGCCCACAATTATTTGATTTATTAATACTATGGCTCTTCCTTCGGTACTTGCATAAGGCCCTCTCAAGTAAATATCCAGGTCACCGTCATTGTCAAAATCAAACAATCGGCCTTGGTTCTGATCATAGTAAACGAAAGGCGGTATGTATTCGGAAAAGGAGTCATTACCCTCGTTCAGGTAAATACCAAAAGGGGTAGTGCCCAGATAAAAATCTTGATCTCCATCATGATCAACGTCTGCCCATTCGCAATCATTTATATTCACTGATGGGAAATCGCCCTTTACCAAGATAAAAACTGGTAAACCGTTGGCATCTACTCCCTGATTTTTATAAAGTTCGCCATTGCCAATATAGCTAGAGGTGTATTTACGCAGAATAAATACATCTGTCCAACCATCATTATTATAATCTACTAACCGGATGGGATGTCCATCACTTGAGGGTATCACAACTTTAGTTTGGATTAGTTTGCTGCCATTATTATTTATAAAGTAATAACCTGAGCCGCCTTCATAAGTGTTAGCGTATTGCAGCAGGTCTTCATCTCCATCTCGGTCGTAATCATTTGATACAAACCCATAACTACATCCTTCACAAGAATAAGGACCTTCTTTTTTAAAATAAAATTGCCATTGCCGTTGTTTTGGAAAACTCTTTTGGGCCAAGGAAAAGCAGCACCTGCTTCAAAGGTAAAAGCATCTAAATCATTATCAGAGTCTATATCCCACCATCCCAGAATGCTTTGTGGTTTGTTCGTAAATACACTTGGTTCCGTTTGAAATTGATTATTTCCTTTATTACTATTTAATTCAGAAATATTTTGATAGTTACTACCAGACCCAAACCGAAATAAATCGAGCTGTTGATCGCCATTAAAATCGAAAAATTGTAATTCTTGCGTGTAAGTTATATTATTTGAATTTAGAGAATGACTGATCCAACCTGTTTTAGTATTTTCTACAATCTTTATATTACCCGTTTTCCTTGATTCCATAGTAGGATTACCAAAAACAGACAGATCCAAGCGTCCATCATTATTATAATCAGCTACTTCTACTTTCGTTTCAACCATGCTGGGCAGACCAGGTTTTTGTTTTAACGCAAATAGACCGGTATTCCAGGTTACCTGATTAGAACCGGCAGAAGATTGATCTTTTATTAAGGCAGATACCCGGTAGGTATATCTTTTATTATAACTTAGTTTAGCATCGGTATAAGTAATGCTATTGGGAGGCAACTGTGCAATAATCGAAAAGTCCGTATCAGCAGTCCGGCGTTCCACTATGATTTTGGTTTCGCCGGTAATTACTTCTTGCCAGGTAAGGCGTACCTTATTTAGTAGAATTCGTTCCACCACCAGCTTTTGGGGGCCATTCAAAATTTGAAATCGCTGCGGCTTGGAAAAAGCAGATGACTGAAAAGAAGCGTTAATTGTTTGCACTTGTACGCTATATTCCCCCGCCGGAAGATTGTTAATGCTATAACTAGTTTGGTTTCCAGCATTGCCAGGCCCCAACCGGCGCCGGAAAGTGCCGGTTTCATTTGTTTCGGAGTGCATTATAATTTTACCAGCCGCATTTTTTATTATTAAGTTGTAACTAATGGCTGGAGCTGGATAATTACTAGGAACGGGAGACCAGGAAATTTTAGTTTGATTGCCAGGTTTAACGCTAATGTTGGTAGGCACCGGAATACTTGGTAAGGGCTTACTTTTGGTAGAGCGGAGTTTATTCTCGTAAAAATTATAAAAACCTTCGTGGTATAGATCTAAATCGCCGTCGTTCTCTAAATCCGTAATTAAAAGCCGGTCTTCCCAATAGTATGGGTATGGCAATACGGTTGGAAAATAGTTGCCATCTCCCTGGGACTGCAATATTGTGAGACGATCGCGGCTGGATAGAAGTAAATCTGGTTGCCCGTTTAAATCAATATCCGCCGTTTGAACATCTAAGACCCCAGAGAGTTGCGCGTTTGTTATTGTAATTTCGCGCTCACTGTTAAATTGTAAATTGCCCTTGCCTTCGTATACCAGCAGATAATCCTCCCCGCCGGAATTGCTTCGAATAATATCTAAATTGCCATCCTGATTATAGTCTACGAGCCAAAAGCCCCCTAAACTGGGTATTTCAGTCTCCTGCGCAGCAAAAGTATTTCCTTTTAAATTATAAAAGATTTTAGCTTTTTCATTCGTTACGTGGCTGCCGCCAAACAGAATATCGGCAAAACCATCATTATTCAAATCGCCTACTGCAAAATCACCTATTAATTGGCTGTACTCCGGAATAAAGTGATAAGAAGCCGCCGCAAAAGAAAAACTACTGCCTTGTAGCAAAAGTTGGTATCCATTACCTACGTAATCGCCATTGTAATGAGAAAATAAAAGATCCGGGCGACCATCGTGGTTAAAATCCTCCACGGCTAACTGAAGCACTAAGTTATAACGGGGCGAAGTATATGCTTTCTGGAAGAGGCCATT
Proteins encoded in this window:
- a CDS encoding T9SS type A sorting domain-containing protein yields the protein MLQYANTYEGGSGYYFINNNGSKLIQTKVVIPSSDGHPIRLVDYNNDGWTDVFILRKYTSSYIGNGELYKNQGVDANGLPVFILVKGDFPSVNINDCEWADVDHDGDQDFYLGTTPFGIYLNEGNDSFSEYIPPFVYYDQNQGRLFDFDNDGDLDIYLRGPYASTEGRAIVLINQIIVGPSSLPNQAPQPPTNLLAVQDEKGMHLSWKAATDDLTPSAGLTYDVVLYRNGKAITKAFLDPFTGNRQKLAPGRALSKLTLKNLPVGAYTWKVQTVDAAYRGSAFSMVGDFFFKPEAPLINDTLIYRCGREITLKAIGEKIEWFKDQKLTIKLASGTFQPRVTQVVYVTQTKNNVQSVANKVTITILERPEKPVLDANNRYTYCNPYTGMTLILQAAGENLKWYSDKELQQPINSGTWISVPAEEKKYFVTQTIQNCESLPVEINVGPTPFDARIFQKQDTLFTAEKYGLYYYWYLNRQALPYENKSFLKTKTPGTYKVFIYKDGCYFQSEEFVFTSSQSRVLKEVQVYPNPSSGDVFVKFPKQVSSVEIKVTDALGSQVYQTYQQKSTAALLQVPAKQWKKGFYFLHLMSGQEKVIVKVILK
- a CDS encoding FG-GAP-like repeat-containing protein, whose amino-acid sequence is MQRKNLEFTPLPDSFAQFEWLDADGDKDLDALVFNQNNWENKKESVRLYENRNGKFIEVMNPFGAPVDLTPLSYIFGDYDQDGDIDFLIQDFNRLRVARNSNRLSFTLQDLPEISTNSSKPILHWLDIDSDADLDIITTDPTSFAPVVYLNQQNTFTQAPHPLSASLQSFAFADVNNDGLPDFAGAKGHTNSNPIFLHINRGDGLFEVINQELLSKFADYGKMLWSDLDGDRDLDLFLITDYGRCIILRNLFIQTGQPNFENAYQITDFLFPKVDIGDINQDGLPDLICTGEVASQPKTVIYLNQSNKTSIQFEQKDLNIPATARHLDLVDLNQDQALDLFYISSSTYNQEPQFESYQNSAVKPGFKLPVPTKLQSDQKQNVLLSWDPIKAPGTISYNLELKLNNKLYKSSLSLPDGRSLWPQNPHKQILNKLELKHLPAGNYQWRLQAVDAAGRNSAFSTYQSFTVAPGPTNLVFKQPALTRVQLRWAYQGDSSQKVIIFRRSANMPLQQIATLPATIIFFEDSSIFTNRTYDYVVKVEQGGVLSAPSNQVQVNTKQFVKKTFPAPRPRAVPGIGQAADVDNDGDYDFGMLARKGYIGPPTTLIKNNGNGTFTASELATAMEGGIEARNFIFRDIDNDGDQDFCATVEHFVYVFENKNGLFQKAYTSPRYNLVLQLAVEDFNHDGRPDLLFSHYNGDYVGNGYQLLLQGSSFSFAAASYHFIPEYSQLIGDFAVGDLNNDGFADILFGGSHVTNEKAKIFYNLKGNTFAAQETEIPSLGGFWLVDYNQDGNLDIIRSNSGGEDYLLVYEGKGNLQFNSEREITITNAQLSGVLDVQTADIDLNGQPDLLLSSRDRLTILQSQGDGNYFPTVLPYPYYWEDRLLITDLENDGDLDLYHEGFYNFYENKLRSTKSKPLPSIPVPTNISVKPGNQTKISWSPVPSNYPAPAISYNLIIKNAAGKIIMHSETNETGTFRRRLGPGNAGNQTSYSINNLPAGEYSVQVQTINASFQSSAFSKPQRFQILNGPQKLVVERILLNKVRLTWQEVITGETKIIVERRTADTDFSIIAQLPPNSITYTDAKLSYNKRYTYRVSALIKDQSSAGSNQVTWNTGLFALKQKPGLPSMVETKVEVADYNNDGRLDLSVFGNPTMESRKTGNIKIVENTKTGWISHSLNSNNITYTQELQFFDFNGDQQLDLFRFGSGSNYQNISELNSNKGNNQFQTEPSVFTNKPQSILGWWDIDSDNDLDAFTFEAGAAFPWPKRVFQNNGNGNFILKKKVLILVKDVVMGLYQMITTEMEMKTCCNTLTLMKAAQVITL